The Mugil cephalus isolate CIBA_MC_2020 chromosome 21, CIBA_Mcephalus_1.1, whole genome shotgun sequence genome includes the window TGGCAacaacaaagataaaacaacGAGACTGAaagcaaattattttattttttttatattaactgATCTCCTCATTAAAATACAAAGTGCGGATCACTGAAAAGCTATCTGAGTGGCTAATATGAGTTCAGTAAACATACATGGCTGCCATTTTGATGTCTTTCTGTGCAGAGAACACTACAGCCCGCTTCAAGTTTTCTGTTCTCCAAGCTTAATAAACAACCAAACCCCTGCATGGCTAAGTTTGCCAAACAGCGCCACGCTGTGGTACAAACGCAGAACTGCACCTGGTACAGAGAACATTTACTGCCAGCAGTTTAATGCTTTACAGTCCGGTCCAGCAACATGGAGGACAGCCAGCAGTGAAGGAAAACATCACAGCAGGAAGGAGGCAATCACAAGCCAAGTGACAGAGTATATGTTTAGTTTGAATGTGTCTGACTTTATAAAATTGATGTGTCAGCATGGTTCCTTTGGGTGACAACACATGCAAGTGCATGCTGATTTGTGTATGACTTTTGTGCATGTCAAAAGAGAAAGTggtagaaaacaaagaaagacagataaagaaagtaaagaaagaaagctgcccccccactccaccccccTGCCATTTTTTCCAGAGTCTGCATGTCTCACTGCACCTACTGAGACTGCAGAGTTTCATCACAGCCCTTCTAGTTATCCTATTTTCAAGTTCAGGTGAATCAGCAAAATGGTCCTCGATATGACCCAGACTGAAAACACTAGAGAAACCATgaattatgtatttatgtacaaAATCTTTATACCCAGGCTAAGTTCCACTGAACAAATATTCATTGGTTGGAGGTTATGCTTTGTTTCATAGTTTTAAGAGACATACAAATTGTGGCTGGATCACTGTGCTTACTGAAAAACATGTCATTGATAATTCAAGTTATCTGTATGGCTTTGTTGTTTGATTATTAATAAATGCAGAATTTACCCTCTGTAAATTATGAAATTATACGTGCACCATTATATGGATGTTCTCATACTTAATGGCAAGATTAAGAAGAGGTCCAACTGTCCAGCTGTACTGAAGGGAGGTGAATCCAAACGGAATCAAATATCCATAATTGTTACAGGTGGCCAGCTCAGGTAACAGACTGAGATTCCAAAATGTCTGCGTCTCTTCTTCTGACCTTCTACTCCACCATCTTCCTCTGGATATTGTGGCTGAAAGGCATCATGAAGTCATCAAAGTCCACCTCTAGCGACAGGTGCTCCCTGCGTCTCTCTATCTTTGACATGAGCTGGCTGGTGGTGGGCGGCTTTCCCCAAACCTGACACAGAAAGACAAGTCGGGGTGAGGACTGCATACCCACTTAGTGAGTGGGATCACTGAAGAGGTGAGCTACAATGTCCTTCCATCTGAGAAGACACACCTGCTGTGATGGTGGCAGCAGACAGTTGGTATATTCTATCCTCTGAGGTATTATACACTAACTGGCCAGCTCATTGTTTACACCCTGTTAAGAACCTGGTTGGAGTTATGTTTATCTTCAGAAAAACGTCTTCATGGCATCGATTCAATTGGGTGCTGGAAACATTTTAGAGTCCAGAGACCTGCTGCTCCattgttattttgtctttttgagaCTATTCTCTGTAATCTCTAGAGGTTAGGCAACAATGCCAttcattcaaagtcactttcttcctcattctgatacacagtttgaacttcagcagcCCATGATGACTTGCAGATTACAAATTTGCATGAACGAGTAGTTGAACAGGtttacctaatgaactggccactGAGTGTGTATCTATTAAAACGGTAGGTGATGACGCCTACTGTTTTTGGCACAAAGGTGATATCCACATCGTTAGTTTTCCCTGTAGTGATGCTGGTGTTTTGGAGGATGATGCTCTTTGAATCCATCGCTGGAGGAGTCTTCCCTGCTGTTGCAGCTGAGGTGTCTGCTTGCAAGGCACCCTCTCCAGCAGCTCCCTGTAGGAAACACATTCTCCATATCTTATCCAAATACAGTggacaaagcaaagcaaagatTACCACCTGTCAGACTGCACGAAAGCAGCCATAGATACCAAAGATAAGGCACAAATATATGtcaccaaaataaaagtttgccAGTGAGCTGGCTGAGTGTTGATACCTAAGACCTTTCTCaatgttcttgttttctctctacagtatgtaaacacatgaaataGTGGCCACACTCATGCTGCTAGATTTGGATGTACAACATAAAACAAGGTTATAAAAAACTGCGGCTTACTTTTCTTGCCTGtaaatatacttttatataaCTTTTCTTGCCTGTAGATATAGCACATCCAGATGTTTACATCCTCattaacctgctgctgctgtgactgtCTTCCTTGTAGGTGGTGTCAGGTTGGACTGTAACTGAAGATCCCCTTCTGTAGCTGTGTATTATCTAGACCTGACTTCAAGCATCTATTGCACTGGTGCCCTGTTTAAGCCATTCTCTGCTTGGTCTATTTCAAATGCAGTCAGTGACGATGGTCAACAAAGGTCCAGTGGCTTTGTGTCTGTATGGCTGACAGACTGAACTTTTTAGATCAGTAAAAGAAGGGGAAAGAGTGAAACATTCTCTGTATTGCCACTTGTCTCATTGCGTGGGCTTTGTGTCACAAAGAGTTCAGCGAATATATGGATGGTCCATATTCATTTCAAATGGGAAGTTTATCATTAGAATTTTGAaagcatgaaagaaaataagacacAGCAATGACTGAGAAGTAGGtaataaaattcaaattaatGAATGAGGTGGTAAAAACACAGTTCAAAGGTCAAACATGCAACCTCAAAGATATACTGCTACAGTCACCTAGTGATTAAGATGGATACCTAAAAAAGTAATAGTGCTGTAAATTAAATGAGTCTATGTTCCATTACAGGATCTTATTTTTTACAAActgataagattttttttttttttttttttttgttaaatgcaTATAATTGTATATGTTGAAACAAAGGTGGACTTATTATATAGGAGGGCTTATTATTCCACTGTCTTACCAGCTCAGAGCCATGTATGCATTACAATGCAATAAAAAGCTGTGGGCCTTTTGAGGATGGAGGTTAAACAGGCCTCTCAGTTTCTTGTATTTCCTATAGTAGTGACTGTAAACCTGCAGCCCTATTGGGAAATACTGTCATATATTGCAGGCAACTGACTTTTCCAGGAGcaataaacaggaaatgagcCATATTACCCCTGTGCTTTCCTCAGCTAGGATTAAAAATGCTAAGTGGTTAGTCAGCTCTTTATGGTACCAGCATGTAATTACTTTTCTTGCCCCCTGGAAGTGCTGCTTGCAGCTGCACTGAATTATGAATATTCctgattcatctatgcagcagAGCTACCTGCTGCTTTAAGGGCCTTTAGAACAAAATCAACACGTTTTGTCTATGTGTGGCCTGGTTACAGTAAATACTAACTGAAACATCAGAGTGGCCTAGTTGTAACATGACTCATCTGGTGTAATTTGCTTACAAGGTCCAATCAGATCTCTTTACAGGCTTGGGTTTCCCACAAGGGATGAGGAGGGAATGAAGGTGAAGACCAGTGTGTGTAGTTTACTTCACCATGACACTGGACTGGTAGTGGAAGTGGCTATGGCttcagagaaaggaaaggaaagaagtggCAGCCATGACATTATTAAAGAGCAgagagacattttaatttaagacaAAGCATGCATAAACAAGAGAAACGGTAAAGGTTTGAAGACAAAAGATTTTATTCCAAGGGCTGGTAAAAAGGATTGAATGGAGTTACTTGGCTACCTTCTGTTTAGCTTTAGGCTTTTGACCTTTGCCCCCCTTTCCCTTCCCTCCGTCCTTTGGTTTAGGCAGAGAGTCCATCTTGTCTTTGACCAAGTCAATTACTTTGGCATCTGCAAACGCTCTGGCGATGTCAAGGCAGTCTTGTTctataagaaaataaaagagaattaGGAAAGACCAGCGGAAAAAACAGTGGGAGTGCTTGATACAGAAGCTGCATGTTGACGGTGAATTTGGCTCCAATGAAATATAATACGACGACCAGTTAAACACTTATTATGAATTAATGAGGTGCCCTTAAAACAACATCTATTAGGCCATGTTTAATGTTGCAGCTTATATTAGACAGGACAGTGTAGTGGGGTGGTAAGAGATATAGGAATGAGATCCATATCAATGTATTACTGCTATAGtggacataaaaacattttaaaaacatgaatcTGCTTTCAAAAGTTGTCAAGCAGTTGTCAAATGAACTTTGAAGTTTCAGATACAGTCAAACCTTTCTTGTTCTCTGCAGTCACACTGGCACCCGCCTTGATGAGGAAGTCAACGCAGGAGGGCTGAGAGCTCTCAATGGCTCTCATTAGGGGCGTTCCTCCACTGATAGCCTGGGCATCTACTGTGGCCCTGGCCCCCACCAGAAGTTCAAGAAGCTCCACGTGCCCAGCGTGAGCTGCGTGGTGGAGGGGGGTCCAGAAGAACTGgtcacacacattaacactggCCCTGTCAAGAACAGTTGTTATCATGGTTTGTCCTGGCATATGATTTCAGAACAGTATATTTACCTGGAAACCTATTTATTCTATTTCGTTTATGTGTGGCGATCTGTGATAGCAGCTTAGGAATCATTTTTAGCATCCAACAGTCAAATAGTAGTCTTCTAATCAAAAAGAAATAAGGAACGACCGGAAACAGTGCTTAAACTTGTAAATAACAAAAGCTTCTCACCCCTTGCTCAGGAGGTACTGAGCCACCTCATAGTTGCCACTGGAGCAGGCCACCATCAGCGGAGTCTTGTAAAACTGATCCTGAACATCCACAGGAACCCCATTGCTAAAAGCGAGGTCCAGAGACTCCAGATCTCCACTTTTCACACAGTTGTTGATATTGATGTAGACCCTGTCCGGCTTCTCAATGTACCATTGCGAGTCATTAATTATCGGATGTTCTGGTGGGTTGTCGAGGTCAAAGCGCCGTATGTCTGAGCAGTTGTGGTACGTCTCAATCATGAAGAGCGGTGGGCCTCCATCGGGACGGCGGGGCATGCGCTCCGGTGGGAGGGTACAAATGGGTAAGGGAAGTACAAATTTGCCCTTCTTCTtacctccttttcctcccttttcaccctttttctttttaggcaTATAGGAGGAAACAAGGAATGGCTTCTTGATGTACTTGACACCTTTGATGAAATCATTAATGTTGACACACCCGTCCTGTCCCTTGGCATGGGCTGAGATGACTGTATGGAGCTGTTCTAGATCAACTGGAGCATTTAGTTCCTCTAACACCGAAATAAATATCTCTGCGGTCACTTCGTCTGGCTTGTCCTCAAAGGCTTGAAGTAACTCAGTCTCATACTCGTAAGACCAGTCGTGCAGGGTCAGTGCCCACAGTTCTGACGTGAGTTCGTCGGTGCCGGATTTGTTGTCTTTTccctgctgcttctctgctttCCTCAGCTCCTTGGCTGCTGCTTTGTGACCGGAGTCTTTGGCAATCTGACGTGGCAGCAAACCATCCTGGTTCTTCAGTTTAGGGTTACAGCCTGAACACAGATTTatgaaaaatagaaacaggTGGTAGAATTACTTTCTGTGAGTTGGGACTGTGTTTGCAGCTGCAtattcttctgtttcattttatctcCTGCCTATATTTGTATCACAACAGACATATAAGCTTACAgtatacaaacagaaaaaggtcAGTCATGACCCTGTACCAGTAGTCCCTAAGGGATTAAGAGAGGTAATCACAGTCCTACATATCTTGGTCTCATCAAgtaaaaaaagctgaaatttgCTGCACTgagatgaaaatgtcttgaagTGTTCTCTCCCACGGTACCTCTCTGTGCCAGGAACTTGCAGCAGTTAGCATTGCCTGTGGCAGCTGCGTAGTGTAAGGCTGTGCAGTTATCAAGGTTGATCACACCCATGTCTGCTGAGTGTGCAGACAGCACCTGAATCACCTGCATGATACCACAGAGGAACAGATTCagaatttagaagaaaaacaacttctGAACTTGGCACAAAGTCACAATGCTGTAATCAAATGATTGATCATGCAAACTTCTTCACACATCATTTAGCGATCTTCTAAGAATGTACCCTACATAAAAGTGAGATTGTATGAAGGAGCAATTACGACACCTCAAAAAAACCTCCCATGGCAGCATAGTGTACTGCTGTGAGGCGTTTTCGGTCCAGGGTATTGGGATCTCCCCCTTTCCTGAGAATGGCTTTAACAAGCTGCATGGACCCTGCTTTGGCTGCCCCCATTAAAGCTGTGACACCCGTTGTCTGAAAAAAgtccagaggagaggagaggagtcagGCTTTGCGTGGTCTTAGGATAAACAGCACGAAGAGTGTCTGAGCTGAAAGCATCGCAGCACCACATTATGCTATTTGCTATCGCTTCAGACATACAGTTTCCTTCACTCCTCAGCTTTGTCCCTGCCGTCTGATATTCTTTTTACCTCGTTTGTTGCATTGGGATCTGCCCCAGCAGCTAGCATGATGAGACACAAGGGGGTGAACTTTTGGGCTTTTTCACACATCAGCTGGAAGACATGAATCCCCTGCGCGGACACGTTATTGGCGTCTGCCTCGAACTTCAGCGCAACCTGTAGGCAGTAGGTGTGTCGCTTGGTGGGGTAGATGCAGTAAAACAGAATGCCTGAttcacagagaagacagagaagggCGTGGATAtgaaaagagagacagagtaaTTCACAGAAATGGGATCTCTGAGTGACATTTAGCTTTTGTGGCCGAGTAGTTGTTATATCCTATTATGAATGACAGCCTTGGCTATTGGTCATGCACCTCTCTCTTAGCCGTTTTTTTCTGACAACTgctcattaaaaacaacatcctGGAAATCCTGAGTCACAGTCAAATTTTGTATTTAACTTTCCTCATGTACAAATTAAACTGGTACCACAAATCTGCCCCTCTAACCTTCAGTTCAACACTCTAGACAATACAGAAAAGTGTGTGACTAAACTAAGCCTACTGGGGAAAGGCCTGGCTGTGAGCACTGAGCCTAGGCTGAAAAAGTCCTTAGGGAGAGCAGGGTGATATCAGGTTACGTAGCATGCTTCACAAGAGAGGATCACCATTAAGTGTTGATCTGTAATTAGATGTAAGTGTCCATGGGGCCTGGAAcagaaacacacccacacacacatatgtctggtcatgcacacatgcatacatgcaaAAGGGATAAATTATACAAAAGCATGTACTGTATTCAAGCATACAAGAACACACGCATGCTGTTCtgccttctccctctctcattctcttcCTCAGTAACTCTCCAGAGT containing:
- the ankef1a gene encoding ankyrin repeat and EF-hand domain-containing protein 1a, encoding MQQPPSECAMSRVAEGRLPVLQIYRLLQCVHKEDRVQIEKLVKLGMENLINLTEPQDGTGALHAAVSANNLDLVSFLLSQGADPNIQDKRGCTPIMLAAELGNDAILTLLAENQANLRLLDAQGRGILFYCIYPTKRHTYCLQVALKFEADANNVSAQGIHVFQLMCEKAQKFTPLCLIMLAAGADPNATNETTGVTALMGAAKAGSMQLVKAILRKGGDPNTLDRKRLTAVHYAAMGGFFEVIQVLSAHSADMGVINLDNCTALHYAAATGNANCCKFLAQRGCNPKLKNQDGLLPRQIAKDSGHKAAAKELRKAEKQQGKDNKSGTDELTSELWALTLHDWSYEYETELLQAFEDKPDEVTAEIFISVLEELNAPVDLEQLHTVISAHAKGQDGCVNINDFIKGVKYIKKPFLVSSYMPKKKKGEKGGKGGKKKGKFVLPLPICTLPPERMPRRPDGGPPLFMIETYHNCSDIRRFDLDNPPEHPIINDSQWYIEKPDRVYININNCVKSGDLESLDLAFSNGVPVDVQDQFYKTPLMVACSSGNYEVAQYLLSKGASVNVCDQFFWTPLHHAAHAGHVELLELLVGARATVDAQAISGGTPLMRAIESSQPSCVDFLIKAGASVTAENKKEQDCLDIARAFADAKVIDLVKDKMDSLPKPKDGGKGKGGKGQKPKAKQKGAAGEGALQADTSAATAGKTPPAMDSKSIILQNTSITTGKTNDVDITFVPKTVWGKPPTTSQLMSKIERRREHLSLEVDFDDFMMPFSHNIQRKMVE